A stretch of the Lactuca sativa cultivar Salinas chromosome 9, Lsat_Salinas_v11, whole genome shotgun sequence genome encodes the following:
- the LOC111888121 gene encoding uncharacterized protein LOC111888121: MMAGKLRVFLFLLAVALSLTSHSSSHNFTLDDDPIDSDVLGAILVSRIFLIFSYLFVFFFEQGVEDLLHGSMMAGKFIVFLFLALAPTSHLQFHNFSVDVTIDSGVLGAILVLPIFLIFSYLFVFFFEQGVEDLLYGSIMAGKFIIFLFLLTVALAPTSHSSFDNFSVDVTIDSGVLGAILVLRIFLIFSYFFVFFFEQGVEDLYDEEDYSLPTTHQQIAVLSSEVDIQDENAGGDFTSVSLTSSSCLSKQGDKDFATWPHRNVEDHIGIDCKSARGSSQQTSGSLELGISASYNPKVGSDAVFEVNSVKKLDPRESDALALNQSSECCILVKPKQLKFDEMDGCNSNKGSSLLSRIRELLGNPSMDMDSASLKDDKSSEQQLKSAMIRSHEDFDACTSTETMNIDLDLDLNPLVEESLLPKNRMVNPKVSLHDAAAAVYCEAAFTEVERAASESDQTSNGDVEDFYYEDMDISTSTDYEDMDISTSIDYEDMDISTSTDYDSVTIADYSYPTQQQTDDSLPPFNTWQTKHFCSSPVDLGNLWDRSTSTTENPLTSFLPHPQKQAAAVWPGRRGDIKVKALVAAKAAKIRQEKQENERNWKKEAFRMEIARRKKRKKQKEGKEKKSRRKWFLEA; this comes from the exons ATGATGGCAGGAAAACTCAGGGTTTTCTTGTTCCTTCTCGCAGTCGCACTTTCACTGACTTCACACTCATCATCCCACAACTTTACTCTCGACGACGACCCGATTGATTCTGATGTTTTGGGGGCGATATTAGTATCgcgaattttcttgattttttcttacctttttgtttttttcttcgAACAGGGAGTTGAAGACTTACTTCATGGATCGATGATGGCAGGAAAATTCATAGTTTTCTTGTTCCTCGCACTTGCACCGACTTCACACTTACAATTCCACAACTTTAGCGTCGACGTTACTATTGATTCTGGTGTTCTTGGGGCGATATTAGTATTGCcaattttcttgattttttcttacctttttgtttttttctttgaaCAGGGAGTTGAAGACTTACTTTATGGATCGATAATGGCAGgaaaattcataattttcttGTTCCTTCTCACAGTCGCACTTGCACCGACTTCACACTCATCATTCGACAACTTTAGTGTCGACGTTACTATTGATTCTGGTGTTCTTGGGGCGATATTAGTATTgcgaattttcttgattttttcttacttttttgtttttttctttgaaCAGGGAGTTGAAGATTTGTATGACGAGGAGGATTATTCTTTACCAACAACACATCAGCAAATTGCTGTGCTCTCTAGCGAG GTTGATATTCAGGATGAAAATGCTGGTGGTGATTTTACAAGTGTCTCCCTTACTTCAAGTTCATGTTTATCCAAACAAGGAGACAAGGATTTTGCTACGTGGCCACATAGGAATGTTGAAGACCACATAGGAATCGACTGCAAATCTGCTAGAGGTTCAAGTCAACAAACTAGTGGGTCCTTAGAACTGGGCATCTCTGCTTCTTACAATCCAAAAGTTGGATCAGATGCAGTCTTTGAAGTAAATTCTGTAAAGAAGTTGGATCCTAGGGAATCAGATGCTTTAGCCTTAAACCAATCTTCTGAGTGCTGTATTCTTGTTAAACCTAAGCAACTGAAGTTTGATGAAATGGATGGATGCAATTCAAATAAAGGTAGCAGTCTGCTTTCCAGGATTAGAGAACTGTTGGGCAATCCCTCAATGGATATGGATTCTGCTTCATTAAAAGATGATAAATCCAGTGAGCAGCAGTTGAAGTCTGCAATGATACGTTCTCATGAGGATTTTGATGCGTGTACAAGTACAGAGACAATGAATATCGATTTGGACTTGGATCTGAATCCATTGGTGGAGGAGAGTTTGCTTCCCAAGAACAGAATGGTGAACCCTAAGGTTTCCCTGCATGATGCTGCTGCTGCTGTTTACTGTGAG GCAGCATTTACTGAAGTGGAAAGAGCGGCTTCTGAATCTGATCAAACAAGCAATGGTGATGttgaagacttttattatgaggATATGGATATTTCAACCAGCACTGATTATGAGGATATGGATATTTCAACCAGCATTGATTATGAGGATATGGATATTTCAACTAGCACTGATTATGATTCGGTGACCATAGCGGATTATTCTTATCCAACACAGCAGCAAACTGACGATTCGCTTCCTCCCTTTAATACTTGGCAAACAAAGCATTTTTGTTCATCTCCTGTTGATTTGGGAAATCTCTGGGACAGGTCAACATCGACTACAGAGAATCCGTTAACATCATTTCTTCCACATCCACAAAAACAAGCAGCTGCAGTTTGGCCAG GTAGGAGAGGAGACATTAAAGTGAAGGCGTTAGTGGCAGCTAAGGCTGCAAAAATACGCCAAGAAAAACAGGAGAATGAGAGGAACTGGAAGAAAGAAGCATTTCGGATGGAGATAGCGAGgcgcaaaaaaagaaaaaagcagAAAGAAGGGAAGGAAAAAAAAAGCAGGAGGAAATGGTTCCTAGAGGCCTGA